Genomic DNA from Ilyobacter polytropus DSM 2926:
TAGAATTAAAAAGATTCTAGAAGAAAAAGGTAGATCAATTTACTGGCTGGCAATCCAATGTAATGTTACATATAAAAGTATGTTCAACTTAGTGAATAATAAAACATCTTCTGTTAAATTTATGCTTTTAGAAAGAATATGCAATGTATTAGAAGTAACTCCTAATGATATCTTTGATTTTGAAAATTAAAAATGGGGCTTTTTAGCCCCATTAACTAAGATGCATACTCGAGAAAAATATTCCATTTGATCTTTTTTTTCTACATACCGGGCACAGCTTGTTATAAGGAACACCTCTATTATCCAATTCGCTTTTAAAATTCTTCTTACATTTCAAACATGTTATGGCCTTAGATTTTATTTTAGTTTCCATTAACATACCCCTCCCATTTTAAAAACAATAAATTATTCTTTAGACGGACTTTTAATAAAAAAAGTTTATTTTTTTATTTTTTATTTAAAAGTCCTATAATTTATTAATATTAAATTTTTTGTAAAAAAATAAAAAATAAGATATAATAAATCAGTACAAAATATTTCAAAGAATAGGAGAAAATATATAAATGAATATAGAATTAAAAAAAATAGTTTTAGATATAAAACCAGG
This window encodes:
- a CDS encoding helix-turn-helix domain-containing protein, with translation MKVRIKKILEEKGRSIYWLAIQCNVTYKSMFNLVNNKTSSVKFMLLERICNVLEVTPNDIFDFEN